Proteins from a single region of Paenibacillus sp. BIHB 4019:
- a CDS encoding PLP-dependent aminotransferase family protein yields MIDLTVLLNRESGEALYSQLYQYIKQEILGGKLAAETRLPSIRSLAAHLHISRNTVDLAYQQLLAEGYVQSRPRSGLYVIDLELESLPLSHQMNKKGLKNKAQASSAIRYDFRYGDVDAAHFPFAAWRKLANLSLHQDQLDLCSYGDPLGEPGLREEIAKYLHGSRGVNCTPEQMMIGAGVQYLLGVLSRLLSGANNGSEMAMEEPGYDGVRTIFAHHGFHIHPIPLETDGLNIQKLYESKSRIVYMTPSHQFPYGMVMPLPKRMQLLKWAADQIGIIIEDDYDSEFRYVGKPIPSLQSLDTHDRTVYLGTFSKCLLPSLRIAYMVLPQKLIELHAEQDYRLYDQTVSRFHQKTLELFMKNGHWEAHIRRMRNVYREKQFTLISMLQQLMGAQVTIIGQDAGLHILLRVHNGMDEQQLIATAEEESVRVYPVSLFWAQRADAEKSMVQIGFGGLSKEDITEGVRALYRAWFEKRRDE; encoded by the coding sequence ATGATCGATTTGACAGTATTGTTGAACAGAGAGTCTGGAGAGGCGTTATACTCCCAGCTTTATCAATATATTAAGCAAGAAATTTTGGGCGGAAAGCTGGCCGCTGAGACACGGCTGCCTTCTATTCGGTCGCTGGCTGCCCACCTCCATATTAGCCGCAATACGGTGGATTTGGCCTATCAACAGCTGTTAGCCGAAGGATATGTTCAAAGCAGGCCAAGGAGCGGCTTATATGTTATTGATTTGGAGCTGGAGTCGCTGCCTTTGTCGCATCAAATGAATAAGAAAGGGTTGAAAAATAAAGCACAGGCGAGCTCGGCGATCCGATATGATTTTCGCTATGGCGATGTTGATGCTGCGCATTTTCCGTTTGCCGCTTGGCGAAAGCTAGCCAATTTAAGCCTGCATCAGGATCAACTGGACTTGTGTTCATATGGCGATCCGCTCGGAGAACCTGGACTTCGAGAAGAAATCGCCAAATATTTGCACGGCTCCAGGGGAGTAAATTGTACACCTGAACAAATGATGATTGGCGCTGGTGTACAGTATCTGCTCGGCGTGTTATCCCGCTTATTAAGTGGCGCGAACAATGGCAGCGAAATGGCAATGGAAGAGCCGGGATATGACGGGGTACGGACGATTTTTGCGCATCATGGTTTTCATATCCACCCTATTCCGCTGGAAACGGATGGGCTCAATATACAGAAGCTTTATGAAAGCAAATCCCGCATCGTGTACATGACTCCGTCACACCAGTTCCCCTATGGAATGGTCATGCCGCTCCCCAAAAGAATGCAATTGCTGAAATGGGCAGCCGATCAGATAGGGATCATTATTGAGGACGATTACGATAGTGAGTTCAGGTATGTCGGCAAACCGATACCGTCCCTGCAGAGCCTCGATACCCATGATCGCACGGTTTATTTAGGGACATTTTCTAAATGCCTGCTCCCTTCCCTGCGCATCGCCTATATGGTTCTGCCTCAGAAGCTAATCGAGCTGCACGCTGAGCAGGACTATCGATTATACGACCAGACCGTATCACGTTTTCACCAGAAAACGTTGGAGCTGTTTATGAAAAATGGGCATTGGGAAGCCCACATTCGCCGGATGCGCAATGTATATCGAGAGAAGCAATTCACGCTGATTTCCATGCTTCAGCAGCTGATGGGCGCTCAAGTAACCATAATCGGCCAGGATGCCGGACTTCATATTTTATTGCGTGTGCATAATGGTATGGATGAACAACAATTGATTGCCACTGCGGAGGAAGAAAGCGTCAGAGTCTACCCTGTATCTCTTTTTTGGGCACAGCGGGCTGATGCAGAGAAATCCATGGTTCAGATCGGTTTCGGCGGTTTGAGCAAGGAGGATATAACAGAGGGGGTTCGTGCGCTATACCGCGCTTGGTTTGAAAAACGCCGCGACGAATGA
- a CDS encoding ferredoxin gives MAIYTWVDKETCIACGACGAAAPDIFDYDGDGLAEVFYGGDGNRGVTAIEDDELMNDFQDAQDGCPTDSIKAADKPFSLS, from the coding sequence ATGGCCATATACACATGGGTGGATAAAGAGACATGCATAGCTTGTGGCGCTTGCGGGGCTGCGGCCCCAGATATTTTTGATTATGACGGGGATGGGCTTGCTGAAGTGTTCTACGGTGGAGACGGAAATCGCGGTGTTACTGCAATCGAAGATGACGAGCTCATGAATGATTTTCAGGATGCGCAGGATGGCTGTCCGACCGATTCAATCAAAGCTGCGGATAAACCATTCTCATTAAGCTAA
- a CDS encoding cytochrome P450 yields MTTNQHKEPAQSKIDYLNEAFIRNPHPIYAEVREQESVSRFLLPSGHYAWLVTAYEDVAAVLSDSRFVTNHPVEEGAELPSHVEIISRNLSNVDATDHRRLRRLVQKAFTPKMVDQLRGRIEELTNDLLDQAQAKGEMNLIEDFAFPLPIKVICEMLGVPIEDQDKFSDWSSAIMEGFNNPKHAERSEQALIAFIDYLQHLIARRRSDLKQDLISDLIRVEEDGDMLSEHELYAMIFVLIIAGHETTVNLIGNGMLSLLEHPEQLEMLKNEPELIHAAIEEILRYDGPVEVNNMRLATEDVELQGKQIRKGEMVFVALASANRDDNHFTDPNTFDITRKVNDHLAFGKGIHFCMGAPLARLEGEIAISTLLRRMPELRLKTNRESLNWRHGIIIRGLKEIPLVF; encoded by the coding sequence ATGACAACAAACCAGCATAAGGAACCCGCCCAGTCAAAAATCGATTATTTGAACGAAGCGTTTATTCGGAATCCGCATCCCATTTATGCAGAGGTACGCGAGCAAGAATCAGTATCCCGTTTTCTTTTGCCCAGTGGTCACTACGCGTGGCTTGTTACGGCTTATGAGGACGTTGCAGCGGTATTAAGCGACTCGCGCTTTGTGACCAACCATCCGGTAGAGGAAGGAGCAGAGCTTCCGTCCCATGTGGAGATTATTTCCCGAAATCTAAGCAATGTGGATGCAACCGATCACCGCAGGCTCAGGCGTTTGGTGCAAAAAGCCTTTACGCCAAAAATGGTGGATCAGCTTAGGGGGCGTATTGAAGAGCTGACCAATGATCTTCTTGATCAAGCTCAGGCAAAGGGAGAAATGAATTTGATTGAGGATTTTGCATTCCCTTTGCCCATCAAAGTGATTTGCGAAATGCTAGGAGTTCCGATTGAAGATCAGGATAAGTTCAGTGATTGGTCGAGTGCCATCATGGAAGGATTTAATAATCCGAAGCATGCCGAACGCAGCGAGCAAGCGTTGATTGCATTCATCGATTATTTGCAGCACTTAATTGCTAGAAGACGAAGCGATCTCAAGCAGGATTTAATCAGCGACCTCATTCGTGTCGAGGAGGATGGGGATATGCTTAGCGAGCATGAGCTGTATGCGATGATATTCGTGCTTATCATTGCGGGCCATGAAACGACGGTGAATTTAATCGGCAATGGCATGCTGTCCTTATTGGAGCATCCTGAGCAGCTGGAGATGCTGAAAAACGAGCCTGAGCTGATCCATGCGGCGATAGAAGAAATTTTGCGCTATGACGGGCCCGTTGAGGTCAACAATATGAGATTGGCAACGGAAGACGTCGAGCTTCAAGGCAAGCAGATCCGCAAGGGGGAAATGGTGTTTGTTGCGCTAGCTTCGGCGAATCGAGATGACAATCATTTTACGGATCCCAATACGTTCGACATTACTCGAAAAGTGAACGACCATCTTGCTTTTGGCAAAGGGATTCATTTCTGCATGGGTGCTCCTTTGGCAAGATTAGAAGGGGAAATTGCCATTAGCACATTGCTTCGGCGTATGCCTGAACTGAGATTGAAAACAAATCGCGAGTCACTGAATTGGCGTCATGGCATCATTATTCGCGGCTTGAAAGAAATTCCGCTCGTGTTTTAA
- a CDS encoding ABC transporter ATP-binding protein, with protein MPQGNNHKQTDQKMDLAKKPKPQYRSAFGIIKSYVGPHRFTFALVVLCTIIAIMSELFQPYLIKVAIDDNLMAGNKEYSSILVICLIYFGLAASELLFSYLQNNLLQHAGQSIVARIRKQLFEHMTKLSLSYFDKMPSGNLITHISSDTEAVNQFFNQVLLTLLRDGLTLLFILIMLFQLDATLGVYCLVLLPITAFIAIAFRSYMRKTYQLARTRLSRLVAFVTENLSGMNLIQVFHQQKAQAEQFNVRNEAYFKANIREIRTMVLFNRSFDLLSNLTIAFIIWIGGKAVLGQALEFGVLYAFITYIRQFFQPINAITQQWNTLQSATVAVNRIWGVLDTEPEIVDRPNPLQIDRESVEGRLDFNQITFGYEGVSPIFSGLDLHIRPGEMIGFVGTTGAGKSSLMSLLCRFYDVQEGSILIDGNDIRDLKQADLHRIVGLVQQEPYLYAGTIIDNVRMFDEAISREAVVRACEFVGADQLVKRMKDGYDTRLSERGSGLSAGERQLLSFARILVFQPKILILDEATANLDSHTEQLIQQALQVVSAGRTTIVIAHRLSTIMQADRIIVLRHGAIVEAGSHLELLENKGFYEELYRHSQGGKNQAAVPAASGE; from the coding sequence ATGCCGCAGGGCAATAACCATAAGCAGACGGATCAGAAGATGGACCTAGCTAAGAAACCGAAACCCCAATATCGATCAGCCTTTGGCATTATTAAATCCTATGTGGGACCGCATCGGTTCACCTTTGCGCTGGTCGTATTATGCACGATAATTGCCATTATGTCGGAGCTGTTCCAGCCATACTTGATCAAGGTTGCGATTGACGACAATCTAATGGCCGGGAACAAGGAATACAGCAGCATTCTGGTCATCTGCTTGATCTATTTTGGACTGGCGGCATCAGAATTGTTGTTTAGTTATCTTCAAAACAATTTGCTCCAACATGCCGGGCAAAGCATCGTGGCCCGAATACGAAAGCAGCTATTCGAACATATGACGAAGCTGTCCTTGTCCTATTTTGACAAGATGCCCAGCGGCAATCTCATTACGCATATTTCCAGCGATACGGAAGCTGTAAACCAATTTTTCAATCAAGTGCTGCTTACGCTGCTGCGCGACGGCCTCACACTGCTCTTCATCCTGATCATGTTGTTTCAGCTTGATGCAACACTCGGCGTTTATTGTCTGGTGCTGCTCCCGATTACCGCTTTTATTGCGATCGCATTCCGCTCTTACATGCGAAAAACGTATCAGCTGGCGCGGACCCGCTTGTCCCGTCTCGTGGCGTTCGTAACCGAGAATTTATCGGGCATGAACCTCATTCAAGTTTTCCATCAGCAAAAAGCGCAGGCCGAGCAATTCAATGTACGGAATGAGGCCTATTTTAAAGCTAATATTCGTGAAATACGCACGATGGTTTTATTTAATCGGTCGTTTGATTTGCTCAGCAATCTTACAATTGCTTTCATTATCTGGATCGGCGGCAAAGCGGTACTAGGCCAAGCACTTGAATTCGGCGTTCTATATGCGTTCATTACGTATATTCGCCAATTTTTCCAGCCGATTAATGCGATCACCCAGCAGTGGAACACGCTCCAGTCAGCTACGGTCGCCGTGAACCGGATTTGGGGCGTGCTCGATACCGAGCCGGAAATCGTAGATCGTCCTAATCCGCTTCAAATCGATAGGGAGTCGGTAGAGGGACGCCTCGATTTTAATCAGATTACGTTTGGTTATGAGGGCGTTTCACCGATATTCAGCGGACTCGACCTTCATATACGTCCGGGAGAGATGATTGGCTTCGTCGGGACGACGGGCGCAGGCAAAAGCTCGCTGATGAGTTTGCTTTGCCGGTTCTATGACGTGCAGGAGGGCAGCATTCTCATCGACGGCAACGATATTCGAGATTTAAAGCAGGCCGACCTGCACCGGATCGTCGGTCTAGTTCAACAAGAACCTTATCTTTATGCGGGCACCATCATCGATAATGTCCGGATGTTCGATGAGGCCATCTCCCGTGAAGCTGTCGTTCGCGCATGCGAATTCGTAGGTGCCGACCAACTCGTCAAACGGATGAAGGACGGCTACGACACGAGATTGTCCGAACGCGGCAGTGGGCTGTCAGCGGGCGAGCGGCAGCTGCTGTCCTTCGCGCGAATCCTCGTCTTCCAGCCGAAAATTCTTATTTTGGACGAAGCGACCGCGAATCTGGATTCCCACACGGAGCAGCTCATTCAACAGGCGCTGCAAGTCGTGTCCGCCGGTCGCACGACAATCGTCATCGCGCATCGTTTATCGACAATTATGCAGGCTGATCGAATTATCGTGCTGCGGCATGGAGCCATTGTTGAAGCGGGATCGCATTTGGAGCTGCTGGAAAACAAAGGATTCTACGAAGAGCTGTATCGCCATTCGCAAGGTGGGAAGAACCAAGCGGCCGTCCCCGCTGCCTCAGGCGAATAA
- a CDS encoding AraC family transcriptional regulator, with translation MGDFQFENRDGTFLVSHRRALSHNMPASHFHGTYEIFYLMSGKREFFIKDRTMVINEGDVIIISPNILHRTTNTETPQHERLIINIHEQEMAAANGSYMNTLQPLFEQEYMIIKCSLQDRLSIESLSGRIIEEIQDKKAGFEMYAQTLVLQLLLVCCRHVKQNSIEPIESPSPMHERISEVVRYINSHYMQDLSLHLLAEKFYVSPYYLSRFFKEATGFTFVEYLNSVRIKEAKKLLEQSSMKVNLIARKVGFGSVTHFGRVFKLTTGHKPLFYRKGK, from the coding sequence ATGGGAGATTTTCAATTTGAAAATAGGGACGGTACTTTTTTGGTGTCCCACCGGAGGGCGTTAAGCCACAATATGCCTGCCAGCCATTTTCACGGTACGTATGAAATCTTTTATTTAATGTCTGGCAAACGGGAATTTTTCATTAAGGACAGGACGATGGTGATCAATGAAGGGGATGTTATTATTATCTCTCCTAATATTTTGCACCGGACTACCAATACGGAAACGCCCCAGCATGAGCGGCTCATTATTAATATTCATGAGCAAGAGATGGCCGCGGCTAATGGTTCCTATATGAACACTTTGCAGCCGCTGTTTGAGCAGGAGTACATGATCATTAAATGCTCTTTGCAGGACAGGCTATCCATCGAGTCCCTATCAGGCCGTATTATCGAGGAAATTCAGGATAAGAAGGCGGGCTTCGAGATGTATGCGCAGACGTTGGTTCTGCAGCTGCTCCTCGTTTGCTGCCGGCATGTCAAACAAAACAGCATAGAGCCGATAGAATCGCCAAGCCCGATGCATGAAAGAATTTCGGAGGTTGTTCGCTATATTAACAGCCATTATATGCAGGATCTTTCGCTTCATCTGCTAGCAGAGAAATTTTATGTCAGCCCCTATTATTTAAGCCGTTTTTTTAAAGAAGCGACGGGTTTTACATTTGTAGAGTATTTGAACAGCGTCAGGATCAAGGAGGCGAAGAAGCTGTTGGAGCAATCGTCGATGAAGGTCAACCTGATTGCAAGGAAGGTAGGCTTCGGAAGCGTGACGCATTTTGGCCGAGTGTTCAAGTTAACGACGGGCCATAAGCCATTATTTTATAGAAAGGGGAAGTGA
- a CDS encoding methylated-DNA--[protein]-cysteine S-methyltransferase, producing MKGAQTEIYWTTFTHPLFNGMPLQVAATELGLCFIALPDDTHMNLKQWMGKKFPNAKLIEHQSRLSPYLEQLQSYCEGESTSFEIPLDLQGTTFQISVWTALMKIPYGQIRSYFDIAKMINNPQATRAVGSANGANPIPIVIPCHRVIGKNGTLTGYSGGLQAKEKLLRLEGYFDYTVLGHARFDF from the coding sequence ATGAAGGGGGCTCAAACGGAAATTTACTGGACAACATTTACCCATCCCTTGTTTAATGGTATGCCGCTGCAGGTAGCGGCGACCGAGCTAGGGTTATGTTTCATCGCGTTGCCAGATGACACCCATATGAACCTGAAGCAGTGGATGGGCAAGAAGTTTCCTAATGCGAAGCTGATTGAACATCAGAGCAGGCTTTCTCCCTATCTGGAGCAGCTGCAGTCCTATTGTGAGGGGGAAAGCACGTCATTTGAGATTCCTCTTGATTTACAGGGGACTACTTTTCAGATTTCTGTTTGGACAGCATTGATGAAAATTCCATATGGGCAAATCCGCAGTTATTTTGATATTGCGAAGATGATAAATAATCCCCAAGCCACACGCGCAGTGGGAAGCGCCAACGGGGCTAATCCGATTCCTATTGTCATTCCCTGTCACCGTGTTATCGGGAAGAACGGCACATTGACGGGGTACAGTGGAGGCTTGCAGGCGAAAGAAAAGCTGCTTCGATTAGAAGGTTATTTTGATTACACGGTTTTGGGGCATGCTCGATTTGATTTTTAA
- a CDS encoding glycoside hydrolase family 88 protein, translated as MQETLSPIQWAEKACEALMAKFEPELLPPDRFHYHQGVFLSGMEKCWQQTKKDKYSEYIKRWVDSQILTDGSIKKHKPDELDDIQPGVLLFRLYEQTGDERYKKALHNLVPLLKSWKTNPSGGFWHKEHYPNQMWLDGLYMAGPIAVQFGQTFGESDYFDQMTFQALLMAKHTKDPKTGLLYHGWDETKEAAWADPVTGLAPEFWGRAIGWYPVALLEMFEYLPEDHKDKAALVSILQDLLIALTNFQDAATGLWYQVVDKPDEPDNWLENSCTALFVHAIAKAVRFGYLDAKYLQYAWKGYQGVIDTLKLDENGNVIIGHICIGTGIGNYAHYIARPTSENDLHGAGAFILMCVEMSLAEKKA; from the coding sequence ATGCAAGAAACCCTTTCCCCCATTCAATGGGCAGAGAAGGCCTGCGAGGCGTTAATGGCCAAATTTGAGCCGGAATTGCTTCCGCCGGACCGTTTTCATTATCATCAGGGCGTATTTCTGTCGGGCATGGAGAAATGCTGGCAGCAAACGAAAAAGGACAAATACAGCGAATATATTAAGCGGTGGGTAGACAGCCAAATTCTCACCGATGGCAGCATAAAGAAGCACAAGCCAGATGAACTGGATGACATTCAGCCCGGTGTCCTTCTCTTTAGATTGTATGAGCAAACGGGCGACGAACGGTATAAAAAAGCTTTACACAACCTCGTTCCCCTATTAAAATCTTGGAAAACAAATCCGTCGGGCGGCTTCTGGCACAAGGAGCATTACCCGAATCAAATGTGGCTGGACGGATTATATATGGCGGGCCCGATTGCCGTGCAGTTTGGCCAAACATTCGGCGAAAGCGACTATTTTGATCAAATGACCTTCCAAGCGCTATTGATGGCAAAGCATACCAAGGACCCGAAAACCGGTTTGCTGTATCACGGATGGGATGAAACGAAGGAAGCGGCTTGGGCCGATCCGGTTACAGGGCTAGCGCCAGAGTTCTGGGGCCGGGCAATCGGCTGGTACCCTGTCGCTCTGCTGGAAATGTTCGAATACTTGCCTGAAGACCATAAGGATAAAGCAGCGCTAGTCAGTATCCTACAGGACCTGCTCATCGCGCTGACTAACTTCCAAGATGCCGCGACTGGTTTATGGTATCAGGTTGTCGACAAACCCGACGAGCCGGATAATTGGCTGGAAAATTCCTGCACGGCCCTGTTCGTTCATGCCATTGCCAAAGCGGTGCGATTCGGCTATCTCGATGCCAAGTATTTGCAATATGCTTGGAAGGGCTATCAGGGCGTAATTGATACGCTCAAGCTCGATGAGAATGGCAACGTCATCATCGGCCACATTTGCATCGGGACAGGAATTGGCAACTACGCCCACTATATCGCCCGCCCTACTAGTGAAAACGATCTGCATGGCGCAGGCGCTTTTATCCTCATGTGTGTGGAAATGAGCCTTGCCGAAAAGAAAGCGTAA
- a CDS encoding LLM class oxidoreductase → MNKPIRSNEKIDTGHQSTLVMEAFHDHPGFRRMFAPDKLTIGLFLPLKFYTGRMDVLQGQADLVEKIDQNNFAAVWVRDVPLFDPGFRDAGQVFDPFVYMAYLAAKTKNISLVTGSAIFTLRHPIDLAKAAASIDVLSGGRLVLGIASGDRPAEFPAYGLDADHRDVRFRETVAFFRELIHQSSPEIQSSLGRMGGLELLPKPAAGSIPLIVTGSSRQSSDWIAEHSDGWLTYPEATANETGPRMLGRKINAWREKIPGGIFKPHMTNEWIDLVEDVNYPRTPLRGGYILRTGRAGLIQLLEEWQAIGVNHAALGIQFSSRPPAEVIQELAEEVLPLFPTHAGPKPLFTGW, encoded by the coding sequence TTGAACAAACCAATAAGATCTAATGAAAAAATAGATACAGGCCACCAGTCAACGTTGGTGATGGAGGCCTTTCATGATCACCCGGGCTTCCGCCGGATGTTTGCCCCTGACAAATTGACAATCGGATTATTTTTGCCGCTAAAATTTTATACAGGTCGGATGGATGTTTTACAGGGCCAAGCTGATCTAGTTGAAAAGATTGACCAAAATAATTTTGCAGCCGTCTGGGTGCGGGATGTTCCGCTATTTGATCCCGGTTTCCGGGATGCTGGGCAAGTATTCGACCCATTCGTTTATATGGCCTATCTAGCGGCAAAGACAAAAAACATATCCTTGGTAACAGGAAGCGCGATCTTCACGCTTCGCCATCCGATTGATTTGGCCAAGGCTGCTGCATCCATAGATGTGCTTTCTGGCGGACGGCTTGTGCTAGGGATTGCTTCCGGTGATCGCCCCGCGGAGTTTCCAGCTTATGGACTAGATGCGGATCATCGTGATGTGCGTTTTCGGGAGACGGTGGCGTTTTTTCGTGAATTGATTCATCAGAGTAGTCCTGAAATTCAATCTTCGCTTGGTAGAATGGGAGGGCTTGAATTGCTGCCTAAGCCTGCAGCTGGCAGTATTCCGCTTATCGTGACGGGTTCAAGCAGGCAGTCTTCAGATTGGATTGCAGAGCACAGTGACGGCTGGCTCACTTATCCCGAGGCTACTGCAAATGAGACAGGTCCCCGAATGCTAGGACGAAAGATCAATGCTTGGCGGGAAAAAATCCCTGGCGGGATTTTCAAGCCGCATATGACCAACGAATGGATTGATCTTGTGGAAGATGTTAATTATCCTCGAACGCCGCTTCGTGGCGGATACATATTGCGTACAGGGCGGGCAGGCCTGATCCAGCTTTTGGAGGAATGGCAGGCAATTGGGGTCAATCATGCTGCGCTCGGCATCCAATTTTCGAGCCGGCCGCCTGCCGAAGTCATTCAGGAGCTGGCAGAGGAAGTATTGCCGCTTTTCCCTACGCATGCTGGGCCGAAGCCGCTGTTTACCGGGTGGTAG
- a CDS encoding ABC transporter ATP-binding protein, which translates to MKPNGILKPYFAATWCMYISSIALHAIASIIYAYFPKLLGDFTDRLQTGDLVQHDIVRYSLLLLVIGMGYALLGGYGQYLVMYVGRLFDYITRRRLYKHFSELSEHYYSKNGVGKMLNYFMNDVTGVRESLSMGINQLAMASMLLLSCIGAMILSDIPFYLIAASVGPLFLIPWIVMRFGPVIRKRSLHVQEALGTMTESAEEQISGIRVTKKFAVEQIMIDRFGSDVDRIRDNQLSLVRISSLFQALVPFLGSMSLIMALALGGYLTLTDKITLGDFVALTMYIRMLMNPLQQIGNVINTLQRSRASLQRLNELVAVQPDIVEAENAVPIELEQSAIHLQGLSFTYPDASTPALRHIDLVIEPGTTLGIVGRTGSGKTTLVKLLLRTYEAPQGAIEIGGTSIRGIKLESLRGQIAYVPQDGFLFSTTIGENIAFAKREAGQDEIETAAKQARIYDNIIEFPDGFETKLGEKGITLSGGQRQRTSLARSLMKQAPLMILDDSVSAVDAVTETEIVKTIQEVRRNKTTIIIAHRISALKHADLIIVMDEGRIVQRGKHEELLAQPGQYAELHAIQEEGSRHAAGQ; encoded by the coding sequence TTGAAACCGAACGGCATATTAAAACCCTACTTCGCTGCAACATGGTGCATGTATATTTCTTCGATTGCGCTGCATGCAATCGCCAGCATCATCTATGCCTACTTTCCGAAATTGCTAGGCGACTTTACAGACCGGCTGCAGACAGGAGATTTGGTCCAGCACGATATCGTGCGTTACAGCCTGCTCCTGCTGGTGATCGGCATGGGTTATGCGCTTCTCGGAGGGTATGGTCAATATCTTGTCATGTATGTTGGCCGATTGTTCGACTATATCACTCGTCGCCGGCTGTATAAGCACTTCTCAGAGCTAAGCGAGCACTATTATTCTAAAAATGGCGTAGGCAAGATGCTGAATTACTTTATGAATGATGTTACCGGCGTAAGGGAATCGCTTTCCATGGGGATTAACCAGCTCGCGATGGCTTCGATGCTATTATTGTCCTGTATTGGCGCAATGATACTGAGCGATATTCCGTTTTACCTCATCGCTGCTTCTGTCGGGCCATTGTTTTTGATTCCTTGGATCGTGATGCGTTTTGGCCCGGTCATTCGCAAGCGTTCTCTGCATGTGCAGGAGGCGCTCGGCACGATGACGGAATCAGCTGAGGAGCAGATCAGCGGTATACGCGTGACGAAGAAGTTTGCAGTCGAGCAGATCATGATTGATCGGTTTGGTTCGGATGTCGACCGCATCCGCGATAATCAGCTGTCGCTCGTAAGGATATCCTCGCTTTTTCAGGCGCTTGTGCCATTCCTCGGATCTATGTCCTTGATTATGGCGCTCGCGCTTGGCGGTTACCTGACCCTTACGGATAAAATCACTTTAGGCGATTTCGTCGCGCTTACTATGTACATCCGAATGTTGATGAATCCGTTGCAGCAGATCGGCAACGTGATTAATACGCTGCAGCGCTCACGCGCATCCTTGCAGCGTCTAAATGAATTAGTCGCCGTACAGCCAGACATCGTCGAGGCAGAAAATGCGGTGCCGATTGAGCTCGAACAAAGTGCCATACATTTGCAAGGTTTGTCCTTCACGTATCCTGATGCGTCAACGCCTGCTTTACGGCATATCGATCTAGTCATCGAACCCGGTACGACGCTCGGCATTGTAGGGCGAACAGGCAGCGGCAAGACAACGCTTGTCAAGCTGCTGCTGCGGACATATGAAGCGCCGCAAGGGGCGATTGAGATCGGCGGTACGAGTATCCGCGGCATTAAGCTGGAAAGCTTGCGCGGCCAGATCGCTTATGTGCCGCAGGACGGATTTTTGTTCAGCACGACGATTGGCGAGAATATCGCCTTTGCCAAACGCGAAGCCGGGCAGGACGAGATTGAAACGGCAGCCAAGCAGGCGCGTATTTACGACAATATCATCGAGTTCCCCGATGGCTTCGAGACGAAGCTTGGGGAGAAGGGAATCACTTTGTCTGGGGGACAGCGCCAGCGAACGAGTCTCGCACGAAGCCTGATGAAGCAGGCTCCGCTTATGATTCTCGATGACAGCGTCAGTGCCGTCGATGCGGTAACCGAAACCGAGATTGTGAAGACGATCCAGGAAGTGCGCCGTAATAAGACGACTATTATTATAGCCCATCGAATCAGCGCCTTGAAGCATGCTGATCTAATCATCGTCATGGACGAGGGCAGGATTGTTCAGCGTGGCAAGCACGAGGAACTGCTCGCGCAGCCGGGGCAGTACGCCGAGCTTCATGCCATCCAAGAGGAGGGAAGCCGGCATGCCGCAGGGCAATAA